The DNA window TTTAAGCAAGCTCGGGCCAATGGTCATGAACCAGTTGGCATTCGAATTGATTCCGGGGATATTTCTCAACTTGCCATTAAAGCACGCCAGATGCTTGATGAAGCGGGCTTCCTAAAGGCTAAGATCACTGCTTCTAATGCGCTTGATGCCCACGTTGTGAAATCACTGCTGGACGAGGGTGCACCAATTGATAACTTTGGGATTGGCGAACGCTTGATTACTAGTTCTTCTAGTCCGGTCTTAAGCGGCGTTTATAAATTAGCGGAAGAAAAAGTCAATGGTAAATGGATCCCAACGATTAAGGTTAGTGATAGCCGGGAAAAGGTTACTATTCCAGGCAACAAGCAGGTTTACCGGATCTACAGTAATGACCTGCCAAATAAGGCCATTGCCGATGTCATTGCCCTGGCTGATGAACCCATCACTGCACCGCTCAAGGTTGTTAACTCCAACCCTACCGCAACTAATGCCAGTCAAGTCTTAGCCAACTTTACTGCTAAGCCGCTATTAAAAAACTACTTAACAGCAGGCCAGCCAGTAAAGGTGGAAACGGATGTCTTTAAGATTCAACAAACTTCCCGGCAATTGCTCGCTCAATTACCAGAAGCAAGTAAGCGGCTAGTCAACCCTGATCGCTACCCGGTTTACTTAACCGCTAAGTTAGCTGACCTTCAAGAACAATTGATTACAAAAGCCCAGTTTGCTGAGGAGAATTAAAATGGCAAAAGCATTATTAATTATTGACTACACAAATGACTTTGTCGCTGATAATGGATCCCTAACCGTCGGTAAACCAGCCCAGGCGTTAGAGCAACCCATCATTAGTTTAGCTAACCAGTTTCTTAAAAATAAGGATTACGTGATTCTGCCGACTGATGGTCACTTGAAAGATGATCATTTTAATCCCGAACATCGCCTATACCCACCCCACAATATTATCGGGACCAAGGGACAAAAATTATATGGCAAGGTTGGTCAATGGTTCCAACAAAATCAGACTGATCCCCACGTCTATAAATTTAATAAAAACCGCTATTCCGCTTTCCAGAATACTAATCTAGACAATTATTTACGGGAACGGCGGATTAACGATGTCTGGATCTGTGGAGTATGTACCGATATCTGTGTATTACACACGGCAATTAGTGCATATAACCGTGATTATCAAATTGTCATCCCGCAAAAGGCAGTCGCTACTTTCTCCGAACTGGGAGCAAAGTGGGCAATGGGACACTTCAAGAATGTTCTTGGAACAACGATTCGTTAACGTAAAAGGAAGCATCTAACAATGAGTTTTTATGGCAACCAAACTGAAAGGATGGTTGAATCAGCCACTCCGGGTATTCATTTGCACACAATCACGAACTTAGCTGAAACTCCACAGGTAAATATAATTATCGTTCATGGGTTATCATCATATGCTAAAAGTTATGACCCCTTCGCTAGTTTTCTTGTTAAGCATGATTGCAACGTTTTTCGCTACAATCAGCCTGGTCATGGAAAGCCAGAGGGACCCCGGGGATATATGGATTCTTTAGCTGACCTGTATGAAAATTTACATGTAATGGTTAGAAGGACTAAAACGGCTTATCCAAACCTTCCCCTATTTGTCATTGGTCATAGCATGGGTGGCGAAACAGTCCTCTTATATGGCATAAAGTACCCGCAAACGGTTGATGGATTCGTGGTGGCTGATCCAGTTTCCATTGTTAAAGCACCAAATTCATGGAGTAAGGGTTTAACAGGCGACCCTAAGAAACAATTACCTAACGTGTTAAGTACAGGGCTTAACAGTGATCCACGAGTAGTTCATAGAATTCAAAATGATCCTGCTAATCTG is part of the Limosilactobacillus reuteri genome and encodes:
- a CDS encoding alpha/beta fold hydrolase; translation: MSFYGNQTERMVESATPGIHLHTITNLAETPQVNIIIVHGLSSYAKSYDPFASFLVKHDCNVFRYNQPGHGKPEGPRGYMDSLADLYENLHVMVRRTKTAYPNLPLFVIGHSMGGETVLLYGIKYPQTVDGFVVADPVSIVKAPNSWSKGLTGDPKKQLPNVLSTGLNSDPRVVHRIQNDPANLHHLTVGILQNEIKGAYSLREHLTGFKDPLLFLQGQKDGLIDYHDSLEAYAMIASNDKELHVYSSLMHNIFDEPQRKWDIYSEVVQWINRHRY
- a CDS encoding cysteine hydrolase family protein, whose product is MAKALLIIDYTNDFVADNGSLTVGKPAQALEQPIISLANQFLKNKDYVILPTDGHLKDDHFNPEHRLYPPHNIIGTKGQKLYGKVGQWFQQNQTDPHVYKFNKNRYSAFQNTNLDNYLRERRINDVWICGVCTDICVLHTAISAYNRDYQIVIPQKAVATFSELGAKWAMGHFKNVLGTTIR